A region from the Canis lupus familiaris isolate Mischka breed German Shepherd chromosome 3, alternate assembly UU_Cfam_GSD_1.0, whole genome shotgun sequence genome encodes:
- the CYTL1 gene encoding cytokine-like protein 1: MMPRLLCLLLLLLAGSPTARPAPPTCYSRMLSLSREVTGDFQNLQATEPSEPCVRYLPRLYLDIHNHCVLAKLRDFVASPQCWKVAQVDGLKDKVRKLYTIMNSFCRRDLVFLSDDCNALEYPIPVTTILPDRQR, from the exons ATGATGCCCCGGTTgctctgcctgctgctgctgctcctggctGGGTCCCCCACTGCACGGCCGGCTCCCCCGACCTGCTACTCCAGGATGCTGAGCCTGAGCCGGGAGGTCACCGGTGACTTCCAGAACCTGCAGGCCACAGAGCCCTCG GAGCCGTGTGTGAGATACTTGCCCAGGCTCTACCTGGATATACAT AATCACTGTGTGCTGGCCAAGCTGCGGGACTTTGTGGCGTCACCCCAGTGTTGGAAGGTGGCTCAGGTGGACGGCTTGAAGGACAAAGTGCGGAAACTGTACACCATCATGAACTCGTTTTGTAGGAGA GATTTGGTGTTCCTCTCGGATGACTGCAATGCATTGGAATACCCAATCCCAGTGACCACCATCCTGCCAGACCGTCAGAGATAG